The Arthrobacter sp. PM3 genome contains the following window.
GGCTCCAGTAGTTGAACTGCTCCCGGGACATCCAGAATTCCAGCGGCTGGGGCTGAAGCCCCTCGGAGATGTCGAACAGGCCCAGCAGGACGTCCGAGCCTCCCGTCAGGAACTCCCCTGCCGGGTAGCACATGGGCGAGGACCCGTCACAGCAGCCGCCGGACTGGTGGAACATCAGCGGCCCGTGCTGGGTCCACAGCTTGCGCAGAAGCTCTGCGGCCGCGGGGGTGAGCGCCACCCGGGAAAAGTCCTCGCCGTCGCGGGTGACGGCGGCCTCGAGCCTGCTCTGGGACATGGAAATCGCTCCTTGGGGACGGTGGCGGAAATGGTGCGGACGGGGCGGATCGCTGCCGATCCGCCCCGTCCGGGTCAATGCGGCTTAGAAGAAGCCGAGCTTGTTCTCGTTGTAGCTGACCAGGAGGTTCTTGGTCTGCTGGTAGTGGTCCAGCATCATCGCGTGGTTCTCGCGCCCGATGCCGGACGACTTGTACCCGCCGAACGCGGCACCGGCCGGGTAGGCGTGGTAGTTGTTGACCCACACGCGGCCGGCCTGGATCTCGCGGCCGGCACGGTAGGCGACGTTGCCGTTGCGGGACCAGACGCCGGCGCCGAGGCCGTAGAGGGTGTCGTTGGCGATTCCCATGGCGTCGTTGTAATCGCTGAAGCGCGTCACGGACACCACCGGGCCGAAGATCTCCTCCTGGAAGATCCGCATCTTGTTGTGGCCTTCGAAGATGGTGGGCTGGACGTAGTAGCCGCCGGCGAGGTCCCCGGCGAGCTCGGCGCGGGCACCGCCGGTGAGGGCCTTGGCGCCTTCCTGCTTTCCGATGTCGATGTAGGACAGGATCTTCTCGAGCTGGTCGTTGGAGGCCTGCGCGCCCAGCTGCGTCGCGGTGTCCAGCGGGTTGCCCTGGATGATCTTCTGGGTGCGGGCCAGCGCGTCGGCCATAAAGGAGTCGTAGATGCCCTCCTGGACCAGGGCGCGGGACGGGCAGGTGCAGACTTCGCCTTGGTTGAAGGCGAAGAGCGTGAACCCCTCGAGGGCCTTGTCGTAGAAGGCGTCGTTGGTGTCGGCGACGTCGTTGAAGAAGATGTTGGGGCTCTTGCCGCCGAGTTCCAGGGTGACCGGGATGAGGTTCTGGCTGGCGTACTGGCTGATCAGGCGGCCCGTGGTGGTTTCGCCGGTGAACGCGATCTTGCGGATCCGCGGGCTGGAGGCCAGCGGCTTGCCGGCCTCCACGCCGAAGCCGTTGACCACGTTGACGACGCCGGCCGGCAGGAGGTCGCTGATCAGTTCCATCAGCACCATGATCGAGGACGGGGTCTGCTCGGCCGGCTTGAGGACGACGGCGTTGCCGGCGGCGAGGGCGGGGGCGAGCTTCCAGACGGCCATGAGGATCGGGAAATTCCAGGGAATGATCTGTCCGACGACGCCGAGGGGTTCGTGGTAGTGGTAGGCGGTGGTGTCGTCATCGAGCTGGGACAGCCGGCCCTCCTGGGCGCGGACGGCAGAGGCAAAGTAGCGGAAGTGGTCCGCGGCGAGCGGAATGTCGGCGTTGAGTGTTTCACGGATCGGCTTGCCGTTGTCCCAGGATTCGGCGACGGCGAGCATCTCGGTGTTCGCGTCGATGCGGTCGGCGATCTTGTTCAGGATCGCGGCGCGCTCGGTCACGGAGGTTTTGCCCCAGGACGGCGCCGCCTTGTGCGCGGCGTCCAGGGCCAGCTCGATGTCCTCGGCAGTGCCGCGGGCCACCTCGCAGAAGGCCTTGCCGGTCACCGGGGTGATGTTCTCGAAGTACTGGCCCTTGACCGGGGCCACCCACTCGCCGCCGATCCAGTTCTCGTAGCGGTCCTTGAAAGTGACCTTCGAGCCCTCGGTGCCGGGCTGGGCGTAAACAGTCATTGCTAGCTCCTTTGCTGTGCAAGATGGGGGCAGCAAGGCGCTTCCGGCCCCCGTTGCACCCAGCGTAGGAGCATAAAGGTTGCAGTCAGGTTGCAACACTGTGAGCCAGGTCACCACCCGGGCAGGGGGCGGCCGCCGGGGCGCCCGGGGCAGGCGCGGCGCAGGCGCGGGTCAGGCGCCCAGTTCCCGGTCCAGCCGTTCGAGGTCGGCGACGACGGCGGCACGCTTGGGCGAGCGGGGCGCCAGCAGCTTCAGCGCGGCGGTGCGGACCTCGACGTCGTCTTTGGCTTCAGGAAGCTCGGCGTACTTGAGCAGCGACTCGGCGCTGCCGTCCGTCAGGAGGGCCTCACGCATCAGCGCGGAGACCCTGCCGCGCAGTTCCACGATGCCGGGAGCCTCCGAGCGCGGCAGCACGGCGCCGCGGTAAATTTCCAGCGCTATCCGGTGGGCGCCGCGCTGCAGGCAGTTCAGCACCTGCCCGGAGTCCGGAACCAGGTCCAGCGGCAGCCGGTAGGGGCGCGATTCCGGGACGGCGTCGGGGTTGAGCTGCTGCAGGACCTTGCGCAGGCGCACCATTTCGGCGCGCAGCGTCATGGTGGAGGCCTCACCGGGGTAGAGCAGGGTGCACAGTTCCTCGGCGTTGAGCCCTGCGGGGTGGGTGCTGAGCAGGGCCAGGATCTCGCTGTGCCGGGCGGACAGGGCGACGGTGCGCCCGTCAATGCTCAGCAGTGCCTGATCACGGCCGAGCAGCTGCAGGCTGTTACGGTACAGGCTTCCGGCCGGCGGCGGCCCGGCCGGCGTCGGCGCGGCCGGTCCCCGCCGGCGGGACGGCGCGGACTGGCGGGCGGCGGCCAGCTGCAGCCGTTCCACCCGCAGATGCGCCTGGGCCGCGGCCACCGTGGCCTCAACGAGGGACAGCGTGTGCGGGGCCACGGCCGATTCCGTGCCGGTGATGTCCACGACCCCCAGCAGGGCCCCGGAGTCGGGGTCGTGGAACGGCACGGCCGTGCAGCTCCACGGGTGGACCGAGCGCTTGTAGTGTTCGGCACCGGAAATCTGGATGCCCCGGCCCAGGGCCAGCGCGGTGCCCGGGGCAGAGGTGCCCACCGTCGCCTCGGACCAGTCGGCGCCCGGGACGAACATCATGCCTTCGGCCCGCCGCTGCAGGGCGGTGTCGCCTTCGACCCAGAGCAGCCGGCCGACCTCGTCGCCCACGGCCACCAGCATCCCGCTGTCATGGCTGGGCAGGACCAGGAGCTTGTGGATCACGGGCATGATCGCTGCCAGAGGATGCCGGCGGCGGTAGTCTTCAAGTTCCTCGCGGTCCATGGCCAGCGGCGCTTCGGGGATGTCCGGGTTGGCGTGCAGTTCCGCGGACCGCCGCCACGATTCCCGGATCAGGGTGCTCAGTCCGGGCAGGTGCAGGTCCTCGGGGAAGACCGGTCCGTGGGAGTCCAGTTCCTCGTGCCCCGCGCGGGCATGCTTTTGCCGCAGCGCTGCGGTGACTCCGCCTGCTGGCGGGAGCAGTGCTGCCGGATGGACCAGATTCCTCATTGAACTCCCACCGGACGGGCTCGACGGCGTGCCGGAGGCCGCCTCGTCCGGCCAAGTCTAGTTCCGTGCGGGGAGTTTGGAAACGCACCCGGCAGCGGCCCCGACCGGCTCAGCCGGTGTCGGCCCCCGGCGGCAGGACATAGCTCCTGACGTCCCCCAGGTGCCGGATCTCGGGGCCGGGCAGGCCGGCGGCGGCCACCAGCTCCCGGAATTGGCTGCTGCTGCTGAACCGGTCAAAGACTTCCCGGCTCGGGCACGTGTCCAGCACGGCGATGCCCTCGTCCGTCTGCACGCACACGTGCAGTTCCAGCTGCCCCTCGGGCAGGAGGGCGAGCATGCGGTCATGCCCGGCGAGAAGCTCCGCCGGGTCGCCGCGGAAGCTGTACATTCCCAAATACATGGCGGGTCTCCTTCACGTCGAGGGGTGGAGTGCGGGCCGCCGCCCGGCCCAGGGGCTGGCGTCCTCCAGCTGGGCGGCCAGCCGGAAGAGGATTGCTTCGGCGCCGAAGTCCGCGAGGAAGGACATTCCGACCGGCAGCCCGGCCGAATCGGTGCCCAGCGGCACGGACATGGCCGGGTTGCCCGTGATATTGGCGTACTCGCCGTCGAACATCAGGAAACGGCCAGCCTCGCGTTCCCCGCGAACGGGGTCCTCCGCCGTCCCGGTCAGCGTGCCCAGCGGCAGCGGCGGCCAGCCGACGGTCGGTGTCAGCCACAGGTCGTAGGACTGGAAGAAGCCGGCCACGCGGCGGCTGAACCGCTGCAGCTCCTCGACGCCCTGCAGGTAGGCGCCGGCGCTGACGGTCCGGCCGCGCCCGAACAGCACCTCGGTATACGGTTCCAGCTCGCCTGCTTCCGGCCCGCGGCCCGTCCGACGTGTCCAATAGCCCTCAATCCAGGCCGCCGCGGCGGCGTACACGGCCCGGATGGCCCGGTGCCCGGCCCGGTCCAGCGGTTCGGGGTGCGCTTCCACGACGTCGTGGCCCAGGCTGCCCAGCAGCTGGACGGTGGTTTCGAAGGCCCGCAGGTAGTCAGGATGGACCGTCTGGCCGCGGTTGGGGGTGGCCGTCGCGGCGATCCTGAGCCGCCCGGGCGGCGTCCGGGTCTCGGCTGTGTAGGGGCGCAGCTGCGGCGGTGCACGGTAGGGGTCCCCCGGGGCCGGGCCGGCGACGGCGTCCAGCAGCGCCGCGGCGTCGCGGACCGTGCGGGTCAGGGCGAATTCGGCGGCGAGGCCCCCGACGACGTCGCCGTATTCGGGGCCCAGCGGGACCCGGCCCCGGGTGGGTTTGAGGCCGATGAGTCCGCACCACGCCGCCGGATAGCGCAGCGAGCCGCCGAGGTCGTTGCCGTGGGCCATCGGGACGATTCCGGCGGCGACGGCCGCGGCGGAGCCGCCGCTTGATCCGCTCGTGGACCGGGACAGGTCCCAGGGGTTGTGCGTGGCCCCGTAAAGCGCCGGTTCGCAGTGCGGGCTCAGGCCGAACTCACAGGTGTTGGTTTTGCCGATGACGGTCAGCCCGGCCCGGCGGAAGCGCAGTGCGAGGTCCTGGTCGTGGCGGGAGACGTTTCCGGCGAGCCAGCGTGAGCCCTCGGAGAACGGCGTGCCGGCGATTTCCAGTGCGAGGTCTTTGACGAGGAACGGCACCCCGGGAAACGGGCTGTCATCGGCCAGGGCAGCATCCTGGGCATTCGGGTCGGGGTCGAACTCGCTGATCACGGCATTGACGGCCGGGTTCAGTGCCCTGATCCGGTCCCGCGCCTCGCTGACGAGTTCGGCGGCCGCAACCTGGCCGGAGCGGACCAGTTCGGCCTGCTCCGTGGCATCCATCCAGCGGAGTTGTTCGTCCACGGCACCCTCCCGGAGGGAAATGAAACGCGGGAACTGAAACGAGGGAATTTAAACGGGGGAAATGAAACGCGGGAACTGGAGAGCGGCAAGCATTGAAGGGAAACGCAGCACCGGAACTGACGCGCGGAAGCCAGCCGTTATGGGCCCGTTGCGGCGGTCCTTGTGCGTGGAAATTCTACGTCCGGGCGCCGCGTCAGGACAGGGCAGCGACGCGCCAGCGCCTCCCCGACGCGCAAATATTCCTCCGCGGCTGGAATACCCCGCGCGCCAGGTCCGCTGCGCAGCCCGAAAGAATCCGCGCAGCGCAAAAGAATCCGCACCACACTGAAAGATCAGCGCCGCGTGAGCTTAGCTGCGCGAAATCTCGATCATGTCCTCGCGCGGCACCACCTTGATGCGTTCCCGTTCGATCCCGTTGGCGGACTCCGCCGCGGACCACTCCGCGCCGAGGGCGAGCTCATGGGCATCGAGTTTGATCCAGCCTTCCCAAGTTGTGTACTGGATCCCCCGCTCGTGCAGCAGGTCGATGATGGCTTGCGGGTCCGGGTTTTGGGCCGGCGGCAACGTGAGCCGGTCCTCCAGCAGGAACCCGATGGTCTCCAGGGCGTCGCCCTTGGTGTGGCCGATCAGTCCGACCGGTCCGCGTTTGATCCAGCCCGTGGCGTAGATCCCCGGGACAGGATTTCCCTCGGCGTCCAGGACGCGGCCGCCCACGTTGGGCACGATGCCGCGGCGTGCGTCGTATTCCAGCTCGTCCAGCGGCGAACCGTGGTAGCCGATGGCACGGTAGACGGCCTGGACCGGGTAGTCCAGGAACTCGCCGGTGCCCTTGACGTTGCCGGTGCCGTCCAGCTGCATGCGTTCAAACTTGATGCCGGTGACTTTGCCGGGGTGCGCGGCGTCGTCATGGACTTCGACGGGGCTGTGCAGGAAGTGCAGGTGCAGCCTGCGCGAGGACGGTTCCTCGGCCTCGGTGTGCTCCTCGACGAGCCAGTTGGTCAGGGTGTTGACCATGGTGCGGATCTGGTTGTTGCTGCGGATGGCCTCATCGGAGGCTTCGTCGAACTCGAAGTCCTCGGGGTACAGGACGATGTCCACGTCCTTGGCGTGGCTGAGTTCGCGCAGCTCAAGCGGGGTGAATTTCACCTGGGCCGGGCCGCGGCGGCCAAAGACATGGACGTCGGTGACCGGCGAATCCTTCAGTGCCCGGTAGACGTTGTCCGGGATTTCGGTGACCAGGAGTTCGTCGGCGTGTTTGACCAGCATGCGGGCCACGTCGAGGGCCACGTTGCCGTTGCCGATCACCGCGATCTCCTTGGCCTCCAGCGGCCAGTCCCGCGGCACGTCGGGGTGGCCGTCGTACCAGGAAACAAAATCGGCGCCGCCGAAGGAGCCCTCGAGCCCGATCCCGGGGATGTCCAGGTCGGCGTCCTTGATGGCCCCGGTGGAGAAGATGACGGCGTCGTAGAAGGCCCGGAAGTCGTGCAGCGTCAGGTCCCGGCCGTAGGTGACGTTGCCGAGGAAGCGGATGTCGCCGCGATCCAGGACTTTGTGCAGGGCATTGACGATTCCCTTGATCCGCGGGTGGTCCGGCGCCACCCCGTAGCGGATCAGGCCGTACGGCGCCGGATACGCCTCGAAGAGGTCGATGCTGACCTCGACGTCGCCGCCTTTGACCTCATTGGACTTCGTCAGGATGTCCGCGGCGTAGACGCCGGCCGGACCGGCGCCGACAATCGCGACACGCAGTGGACGAGTGGATGTGGATTCGGCCGAGTTGGACACCGGGAGCCCTTCTGAGTCTGAGGACAGCGCCAGTAGAACAGCGCACAGGCCCTTATTCTAAATGTCGCAGCGCCGCTCGCGCTCCGGCGGGTAGGAATAGGCGAGGCCCGGGTGGT
Protein-coding sequences here:
- a CDS encoding GAF domain-containing protein, whose amino-acid sequence is MRNLVHPAALLPPAGGVTAALRQKHARAGHEELDSHGPVFPEDLHLPGLSTLIRESWRRSAELHANPDIPEAPLAMDREELEDYRRRHPLAAIMPVIHKLLVLPSHDSGMLVAVGDEVGRLLWVEGDTALQRRAEGMMFVPGADWSEATVGTSAPGTALALGRGIQISGAEHYKRSVHPWSCTAVPFHDPDSGALLGVVDITGTESAVAPHTLSLVEATVAAAQAHLRVERLQLAAARQSAPSRRRGPAAPTPAGPPPAGSLYRNSLQLLGRDQALLSIDGRTVALSARHSEILALLSTHPAGLNAEELCTLLYPGEASTMTLRAEMVRLRKVLQQLNPDAVPESRPYRLPLDLVPDSGQVLNCLQRGAHRIALEIYRGAVLPRSEAPGIVELRGRVSALMREALLTDGSAESLLKYAELPEAKDDVEVRTAALKLLAPRSPKRAAVVADLERLDRELGA
- a CDS encoding DUF779 domain-containing protein, which produces MSQSRLEAAVTRDGEDFSRVALTPAAAELLRKLWTQHGPLMFHQSGGCCDGSSPMCYPAGEFLTGGSDVLLGLFDISEGLQPQPLEFWMSREQFNYWSHTHLTVDVVPGRGSGFSVEAPEGKRFLIRSTLMENWPV
- a CDS encoding FAD-dependent oxidoreductase; protein product: MSNSAESTSTRPLRVAIVGAGPAGVYAADILTKSNEVKGGDVEVSIDLFEAYPAPYGLIRYGVAPDHPRIKGIVNALHKVLDRGDIRFLGNVTYGRDLTLHDFRAFYDAVIFSTGAIKDADLDIPGIGLEGSFGGADFVSWYDGHPDVPRDWPLEAKEIAVIGNGNVALDVARMLVKHADELLVTEIPDNVYRALKDSPVTDVHVFGRRGPAQVKFTPLELRELSHAKDVDIVLYPEDFEFDEASDEAIRSNNQIRTMVNTLTNWLVEEHTEAEEPSSRRLHLHFLHSPVEVHDDAAHPGKVTGIKFERMQLDGTGNVKGTGEFLDYPVQAVYRAIGYHGSPLDELEYDARRGIVPNVGGRVLDAEGNPVPGIYATGWIKRGPVGLIGHTKGDALETIGFLLEDRLTLPPAQNPDPQAIIDLLHERGIQYTTWEGWIKLDAHELALGAEWSAAESANGIERERIKVVPREDMIEISRS
- a CDS encoding amidase, with protein sequence MDEQLRWMDATEQAELVRSGQVAAAELVSEARDRIRALNPAVNAVISEFDPDPNAQDAALADDSPFPGVPFLVKDLALEIAGTPFSEGSRWLAGNVSRHDQDLALRFRRAGLTVIGKTNTCEFGLSPHCEPALYGATHNPWDLSRSTSGSSGGSAAAVAAGIVPMAHGNDLGGSLRYPAAWCGLIGLKPTRGRVPLGPEYGDVVGGLAAEFALTRTVRDAAALLDAVAGPAPGDPYRAPPQLRPYTAETRTPPGRLRIAATATPNRGQTVHPDYLRAFETTVQLLGSLGHDVVEAHPEPLDRAGHRAIRAVYAAAAAWIEGYWTRRTGRGPEAGELEPYTEVLFGRGRTVSAGAYLQGVEELQRFSRRVAGFFQSYDLWLTPTVGWPPLPLGTLTGTAEDPVRGEREAGRFLMFDGEYANITGNPAMSVPLGTDSAGLPVGMSFLADFGAEAILFRLAAQLEDASPWAGRRPALHPST
- a CDS encoding aldehyde dehydrogenase family protein, which produces MTVYAQPGTEGSKVTFKDRYENWIGGEWVAPVKGQYFENITPVTGKAFCEVARGTAEDIELALDAAHKAAPSWGKTSVTERAAILNKIADRIDANTEMLAVAESWDNGKPIRETLNADIPLAADHFRYFASAVRAQEGRLSQLDDDTTAYHYHEPLGVVGQIIPWNFPILMAVWKLAPALAAGNAVVLKPAEQTPSSIMVLMELISDLLPAGVVNVVNGFGVEAGKPLASSPRIRKIAFTGETTTGRLISQYASQNLIPVTLELGGKSPNIFFNDVADTNDAFYDKALEGFTLFAFNQGEVCTCPSRALVQEGIYDSFMADALARTQKIIQGNPLDTATQLGAQASNDQLEKILSYIDIGKQEGAKALTGGARAELAGDLAGGYYVQPTIFEGHNKMRIFQEEIFGPVVSVTRFSDYNDAMGIANDTLYGLGAGVWSRNGNVAYRAGREIQAGRVWVNNYHAYPAGAAFGGYKSSGIGRENHAMMLDHYQQTKNLLVSYNENKLGFF